From Candidatus Bathyarchaeota archaeon, one genomic window encodes:
- a CDS encoding DeoR family transcriptional regulator → MSETKKGKQEEEREERPGDFEVLAEWTIRRLRPLKDVSEEDHTENAKRWVLFALGLDKLHQDIFLYLEETFRSTTTDIASKFDISPNTARKYLDELHTVGLVDYVGREYALTYESLSRAIELMLIPRITDTLRTIARGASNADYYRARPFEGMDKQEVIVESGVTLINKQLLDSWYSQGKKVQIKSYAGLTVSDDVDPELFNAVIDRLKCMGGLRIPTEVYTRVAHKIRCYAGVDTY, encoded by the coding sequence ATGAGTGAAACAAAAAAAGGGAAACAGGAAGAAGAAAGAGAAGAGAGACCAGGGGATTTCGAAGTACTCGCAGAGTGGACCATTCGCAGGTTAAGACCATTAAAAGATGTCTCAGAAGAGGACCATACTGAGAATGCGAAACGATGGGTTCTATTTGCGCTAGGTTTAGACAAACTTCACCAAGATATCTTCCTATACCTGGAAGAGACCTTTAGATCTACGACAACCGATATCGCAAGTAAGTTCGACATCTCACCTAATACAGCGCGTAAATACCTCGATGAATTACATACGGTGGGTCTTGTTGACTACGTTGGAAGAGAATACGCGCTCACTTATGAATCGTTGTCACGAGCAATCGAACTTATGCTCATTCCCCGAATCACAGACACGTTACGAACAATTGCTAGAGGCGCCTCAAACGCAGATTACTACCGTGCAAGACCGTTTGAAGGCATGGATAAGCAAGAAGTGATCGTTGAAAGTGGTGTGACCCTGATAAACAAGCAACTTCTTGATTCGTGGTACAGCCAAGGGAAAAAAGTGCAGATCAAAAGTTACGCTGGCCTGACAGTTAGCGATGATGTTGATCCAGAGCTCTTTAACGCCGTTATAGACCGTCTTAAGTGTATGGGAGGCTTGAGGATTCCGACGGAGGTCTACACTCGAGTTGCCCATAAAATTAGATGCTATGCTGGAGTTGATACCTATTAA